One genomic window of Anguilla anguilla isolate fAngAng1 chromosome 13, fAngAng1.pri, whole genome shotgun sequence includes the following:
- the LOC118211956 gene encoding sterile alpha motif domain-containing protein 10-like isoform X1, translated as MAVDAGSSFQFCRAVLDHALSAEDLSYQRSRKMGGNLTWHDGRGQKTAGGRAVKLLQQPGTEPLQLRSSEALAVYHPSPSLSGLSRPVVLWSQQDVCRWLKRHCPHNYLSYVEVFSHHAITGRALLRLNGEKLGRMGIVQDKLKQEVLQQVLQLQVQEELTVWAVEHGRPVSQLPLAACHSPIHPGPLRGSTRVRWPLPCPGEKTLFCIFSNC; from the exons ATGGCTGTGGATG CAGGGTCCAGTTTCCAGTTCTGCCGGGCGGTTCTGGACCATGCTCTCTCTGCTGAGGACCTCAGCTACCAGCGGTCCCGGAAGATGGGTGGGAACCTGACCTGGCACGATGGGCGGGGCCAGAAGACAGCGGGTGGCAGAGCCGTGAAACTCCTACAGCAGCCTGGGACCGAACCCCTGCAG ctgcGTTCCTCCGAGGCATTAGCAGTGTATCatcccagcccctccctctcaggcCTGTCCCGCCCAGTGGTGCTGTGGAGCCAGCAGGACGTGTGCAGGTGGCTGAAGAGGCACTGTCCTCACAACTACCTGAGCTATGTGGAGGTGTTCTCCCACCACGCCATTACAG ggCGGGCATTATTGAGACTGAATGGTGAGAAGCTGGGCCGTATGGGGATAGTACAGGACAAGCTGAAACAGGAGGTGCTCCAGCaggtgctgcagctgcaggtgcaAGAGGAG CTAACTGTATGGGCGGTGGAGCACGGCAGGCCTGTCTCCCAG CTTCCTTTGGCAGCCTGTCATAGCCCTATCCATCCAGGACCCTTAAGAGGAAGCACTCGGGTCAGATggcccctgccctgccctggaGAAAAGACGCTCTTTTGTATCTTTTCtaactgctga
- the LOC118211956 gene encoding sterile alpha motif domain-containing protein 10-like isoform X2, whose product MAVDGSSFQFCRAVLDHALSAEDLSYQRSRKMGGNLTWHDGRGQKTAGGRAVKLLQQPGTEPLQLRSSEALAVYHPSPSLSGLSRPVVLWSQQDVCRWLKRHCPHNYLSYVEVFSHHAITGRALLRLNGEKLGRMGIVQDKLKQEVLQQVLQLQVQEELTVWAVEHGRPVSQLPLAACHSPIHPGPLRGSTRVRWPLPCPGEKTLFCIFSNC is encoded by the exons ATGGCTGTGGATG GGTCCAGTTTCCAGTTCTGCCGGGCGGTTCTGGACCATGCTCTCTCTGCTGAGGACCTCAGCTACCAGCGGTCCCGGAAGATGGGTGGGAACCTGACCTGGCACGATGGGCGGGGCCAGAAGACAGCGGGTGGCAGAGCCGTGAAACTCCTACAGCAGCCTGGGACCGAACCCCTGCAG ctgcGTTCCTCCGAGGCATTAGCAGTGTATCatcccagcccctccctctcaggcCTGTCCCGCCCAGTGGTGCTGTGGAGCCAGCAGGACGTGTGCAGGTGGCTGAAGAGGCACTGTCCTCACAACTACCTGAGCTATGTGGAGGTGTTCTCCCACCACGCCATTACAG ggCGGGCATTATTGAGACTGAATGGTGAGAAGCTGGGCCGTATGGGGATAGTACAGGACAAGCTGAAACAGGAGGTGCTCCAGCaggtgctgcagctgcaggtgcaAGAGGAG CTAACTGTATGGGCGGTGGAGCACGGCAGGCCTGTCTCCCAG CTTCCTTTGGCAGCCTGTCATAGCCCTATCCATCCAGGACCCTTAAGAGGAAGCACTCGGGTCAGATggcccctgccctgccctggaGAAAAGACGCTCTTTTGTATCTTTTCtaactgctga
- the LOC118211956 gene encoding sterile alpha motif domain-containing protein 10-like isoform X3, which translates to MAVDAGSSFQFCRAVLDHALSAEDLSYQRSRKMGGNLTWHDGRGQKTAGGRAVKLLQQPGTEPLQLRSSEALAVYHPSPSLSGLSRPVVLWSQQDVCRWLKRHCPHNYLSYVEVFSHHAITGRALLRLNGEKLGRMGIVQDKLKQEVLQQVLQLQVQEEVRNLQQLSRANCMGGGARQACLPASFGSLS; encoded by the exons ATGGCTGTGGATG CAGGGTCCAGTTTCCAGTTCTGCCGGGCGGTTCTGGACCATGCTCTCTCTGCTGAGGACCTCAGCTACCAGCGGTCCCGGAAGATGGGTGGGAACCTGACCTGGCACGATGGGCGGGGCCAGAAGACAGCGGGTGGCAGAGCCGTGAAACTCCTACAGCAGCCTGGGACCGAACCCCTGCAG ctgcGTTCCTCCGAGGCATTAGCAGTGTATCatcccagcccctccctctcaggcCTGTCCCGCCCAGTGGTGCTGTGGAGCCAGCAGGACGTGTGCAGGTGGCTGAAGAGGCACTGTCCTCACAACTACCTGAGCTATGTGGAGGTGTTCTCCCACCACGCCATTACAG ggCGGGCATTATTGAGACTGAATGGTGAGAAGCTGGGCCGTATGGGGATAGTACAGGACAAGCTGAAACAGGAGGTGCTCCAGCaggtgctgcagctgcaggtgcaAGAGGAGGTGAGGAACCTGCAGCAGCTCAGCCGAG CTAACTGTATGGGCGGTGGAGCACGGCAGGCCTGTCTCCCAG CTTCCTTTGGCAGCCTGTCATAG